The following coding sequences are from one Leptospira mayottensis 200901116 window:
- a CDS encoding anthranilate synthase component I family protein — translation METPVSLFAKWGCESSQNSFLLESVEGREKLGRNSFLGKTPSRILQGKNGLFYITVENETSTEIITYDPLVLLENLLGDDVYVQDYRLPSFAGGAVGFVSFAAIRYYENIPDTKPEDENAPDCYFAIYDELLVVDHIDHILRIVVNARIREHSSLKECYDSTINKINSIENEIRNGIVPEEIKTPKVVNGVLQLDPNIPDEEYKKNVEKAKKYIQAGDIFQVVPSRKLKFKPDVSPFQIYRGLRTVNPSPYMYYLRLGEITIVGSSPEIMVKYANNQTFLRPIAGTRPRGKNSSEDKFLEENLLSDPKEISEHVMLVDLGRNDLGRVCKPGSVRVNDFKVIEKYSHVMHIVSQCAGELDENKTVYDLIRATLPAGTVSGAPKIRAMEIIDELEATRRAIYSGALGYISFSGESDLAIIIRTIVFYGDTAFLQAGGGVVYDSVAELELEETKNKMAALLKAVEFARNGLKGEWK, via the coding sequence ATGGAAACTCCGGTTTCTCTGTTTGCAAAGTGGGGATGTGAATCTTCACAGAATTCCTTTCTTCTGGAATCTGTGGAAGGCCGTGAAAAACTGGGAAGAAATTCTTTTCTCGGCAAAACTCCCTCCCGCATCCTTCAGGGAAAGAATGGTCTTTTTTATATCACCGTCGAAAACGAAACTTCGACGGAAATCATCACTTACGATCCTTTGGTTCTTTTGGAGAATCTTCTCGGAGACGACGTTTACGTCCAAGACTATCGCCTTCCTTCGTTTGCAGGCGGGGCAGTAGGATTCGTGTCTTTTGCAGCCATTCGCTATTATGAGAACATTCCGGATACAAAGCCGGAAGATGAAAACGCCCCCGATTGTTATTTTGCGATCTACGACGAACTTCTTGTGGTCGATCATATTGATCATATTTTAAGAATTGTTGTCAATGCAAGAATCCGAGAACATTCTTCCTTAAAAGAATGTTACGATTCTACAATCAATAAAATCAATTCTATCGAAAATGAAATCCGAAATGGAATTGTTCCAGAAGAGATCAAAACCCCGAAGGTCGTAAATGGGGTTCTGCAATTGGATCCGAATATTCCGGACGAAGAATATAAGAAAAATGTGGAAAAGGCCAAAAAATATATCCAAGCTGGGGATATATTTCAAGTCGTGCCTTCCAGAAAGTTGAAGTTCAAGCCGGATGTTTCTCCGTTTCAAATCTATCGCGGCCTAAGAACCGTAAATCCGAGTCCCTATATGTATTATCTCCGACTCGGTGAAATTACGATTGTAGGAAGTTCTCCGGAGATTATGGTAAAATATGCGAACAATCAGACGTTTCTTCGTCCGATCGCAGGAACCCGTCCTCGCGGTAAAAACTCGAGCGAAGATAAATTTTTGGAAGAGAATCTTCTCTCCGATCCGAAGGAAATATCGGAACATGTTATGCTTGTCGATCTCGGACGCAACGATCTTGGAAGGGTTTGTAAACCCGGAAGCGTTCGTGTGAACGATTTTAAAGTGATCGAGAAATATTCTCACGTTATGCACATTGTAAGTCAATGTGCAGGAGAACTTGATGAAAATAAGACTGTCTATGATTTGATCCGCGCGACTCTTCCTGCGGGAACTGTTTCGGGTGCTCCGAAAATCCGTGCGATGGAAATCATAGATGAGCTAGAAGCGACTCGAAGAGCGATTTATTCCGGAGCTTTGGGTTATATTTCATTTTCCGGAGAAAGCGATCTTGCAATTATCATCCGGACGATTGTGTTTTACGGAGATACTGCATTTTTACAGGCGGGTGGCGGAGTTGTATATGATTCGGTTGCCGAGTTGGAACTGGAAGAAACAAAAAACAAAATGGCGGCCCTTTTAAAGGCGGTAGAGTTTGCGAGAAACGGACTCAAAGGAGAATGGAAATAA
- a CDS encoding acyl-CoA dehydrogenase family protein — protein sequence MEFALSSEQKELRDLARKFAKEEVRPKAEHHDRTGEYPLAILKKAWEIGLMNLHIESRFNGADMSELDGVIIGEELFWGCSGVATAILANNLALAPVILGASDKIKKEFIQPMTEEFKLAAYAVTEPGAGSDVAAIRTSAKKVGDEYIINGSKMWITNAGYADWLFVLAKTDPSAGHKGITGFIVDAKSPGIIVGKKEINMGQKCSDTRAITFEDVKIPSWQMIGREGEGFKIAMGAFDRTRPGVAIGAVGVARAAMEHSVSYANTRNTFGRPIMENQGISFMIAEMARDIEAGRLLCYQAAWIIDNGFRNTYQASIAKMFCADMCMKVCTDAVQVLGGYGFNTEYPVEKLMRDAKIFQIYEGTSQIQRMIVSRFLADGKGIEGPNS from the coding sequence ATGGAATTTGCCCTTTCTAGTGAACAGAAAGAATTGCGTGATCTCGCCAGAAAATTTGCTAAAGAAGAAGTTCGTCCAAAGGCAGAGCATCACGACCGTACGGGGGAATACCCTCTTGCAATCTTAAAAAAAGCTTGGGAAATCGGGCTCATGAATCTTCATATAGAATCCAGATTCAACGGAGCTGATATGTCCGAACTGGACGGTGTAATCATCGGAGAAGAACTTTTTTGGGGATGTTCCGGTGTGGCGACCGCAATTCTTGCAAATAACCTTGCGTTGGCTCCTGTTATTCTCGGAGCAAGTGATAAAATCAAAAAAGAATTTATTCAACCAATGACGGAGGAATTTAAACTCGCGGCTTATGCGGTGACCGAACCGGGTGCTGGATCAGACGTCGCGGCAATTCGTACCTCTGCAAAAAAAGTCGGAGACGAATATATCATCAACGGTTCCAAAATGTGGATCACGAATGCCGGATACGCAGATTGGCTTTTCGTTCTTGCAAAAACCGATCCTTCCGCAGGTCATAAAGGAATTACCGGATTTATCGTAGATGCAAAATCTCCTGGAATCATCGTAGGAAAGAAAGAAATCAACATGGGGCAGAAATGTTCTGACACGCGTGCAATCACATTCGAAGACGTGAAAATTCCCTCGTGGCAGATGATTGGGCGAGAGGGGGAGGGTTTTAAAATTGCAATGGGAGCTTTTGACCGCACTCGTCCTGGAGTTGCAATCGGAGCTGTCGGGGTTGCGCGTGCTGCGATGGAACATTCCGTCAGCTATGCAAATACTCGTAATACTTTCGGTCGTCCGATCATGGAAAACCAAGGAATCTCTTTTATGATCGCGGAGATGGCTCGCGACATCGAAGCCGGAAGACTTCTTTGTTATCAAGCGGCTTGGATAATTGATAACGGATTTAGGAATACATACCAAGCATCGATCGCAAAAATGTTCTGTGCAGATATGTGCATGAAAGTTTGCACGGACGCTGTTCAAGTTCTCGGCGGATACGGATTTAACACGGAATATCCGGTTGAAAAGTTAATGAGAGATGCGAAAATTTTTCAAATCTACGAAGGTACTTCTCAAATTCAAAGAATGATCGTTTCTCGTTTTCTTGCGGATGGAAAGGGAATCGAGGGGCCGAACTCCTGA
- a CDS encoding anthranilate synthase component II, whose amino-acid sequence MLLLIDNYDSFTYNLYQYFCQIGNEVEVYRNDKITLGDINELAPKAIILSPGPGRPEDSKVCLDVIRELGGKLPIFGVCLGHQAIGLVHGGKIVSAPSIMHGKISLIEHDGKDIYKGIPSPFVATRYHSLVIQPESIPSELEITSKTPDGVIMGVRHKTKKHLYGVQFHPESIMTSAGLDLIRNFSSIVQGL is encoded by the coding sequence ATGCTTCTCCTGATTGATAATTACGATTCTTTCACGTACAATCTTTATCAATATTTCTGTCAGATCGGAAACGAAGTCGAAGTTTATCGAAACGACAAAATTACGTTAGGCGATATTAACGAACTTGCTCCTAAGGCGATAATTCTTTCTCCTGGTCCGGGTCGCCCTGAGGATTCCAAAGTTTGTTTGGATGTGATCCGAGAACTCGGTGGTAAACTGCCTATCTTTGGAGTTTGTCTCGGGCATCAAGCGATTGGTCTTGTTCACGGTGGTAAAATTGTATCCGCCCCTTCCATCATGCATGGAAAAATTTCTCTAATCGAACACGACGGGAAAGACATCTACAAAGGGATTCCTTCTCCTTTCGTTGCAACTCGTTATCATTCTCTTGTGATTCAACCGGAAAGTATACCGTCGGAACTTGAAATAACTTCCAAAACTCCGGATGGGGTGATCATGGGGGTCCGTCACAAAACCAAAAAACATCTTTATGGCGTTCAGTTCCATCCGGAATCCATCATGACTAGCGCTGGGCTGGATCTGATCAGAAACTTTTCCTCAATCGTTCAGGGGTTATGA